The Porphyrobacter sp. LM 6 sequence ATCGCCACGACAATGCGGCAATCGGCGGCAGCGCGCGGCAGATCGAACAGCGCGGCAGCATCGGGCCCGGTCATCGGGCCGGCGGGGGAGAGGGCGGTCGTCGTCATGGAAGCGGGGCGCGATATAGCGATGCTTGTGCTGCTCCGCCAGTGGCGCGCGGAACGCCGAATTCTGCCTTCCGGGCGCGGACTAATCCTAAGCTTGGGTAAACGGCGGTTTTACCCGATCTTGACGCACTGGCCTTATGCATCGTCGTCATGTTCGAGAAAGCGAATCCTTTTGCTGCCACTATCCGCGGGCCTGCCAATGGCTTGCGGCCGGAGAACGGTGCCGATCCGCGCCGTTCCATGCCGGGCATGGCGGACGAGCGATTCGGGGTGCGTGACCAGCGCCGGGCGGGGGGTGCCTTGCGCGCGGTCGAATGGAGCGAACTCACCGCAAGGCTTAACGCCGCGCGGGACCTGCGGTTGCTGCTCAGAACCGAATCGCAGTCGCCGATCGGGGCCGTGGCGGCCAGCTTCGGCGATGCGGCGGCGAGTTATTTCGCGCTCCTCGACGATAGCCAACGTGACGTTAACCATGATGCTTTAGGGCAATCTAAAGCCTTCGGCGCCACAGACGAAAACAACAAAGCAAATCGGCCCGATTGGCCGTCAGGTGGATCATCTGCCGACAACCGGGACGCTGCGAGAGATATGCAATGATCGAAAACCAGGACATCCGCCCCGCACAGGTAATCGGCCCGCTCGGCGAGCCACTGACCCTTGCCGACCTGCCCTCGCCCGAAACCCGTCGCTGGGTCGTGCGGCGCAAGGCCGAGGTGGTGGCGGCCGTCAATGGCGGTCTCCTGACGCTTGACGAGGCGCTGGCCCGCTACGGCCTCACGCTCGAGGAGTTCGCCTCGTGGCAGCGCGCGGTTGACCGTTCGGGCATGCACGGCCTGCGCGTTACCAAGATCCAGCACTACCGCGATCTCTACGAGCGCCAGCTCAAGTACTAAGCCGCCACCCACTTCCCATCGGGACATGAGCGCACGGGCCACCCTTGGCCCGTGCGTTTTGCTTTGTGCGCCGCGCGTTCGGGCTGACAGGCCGGGAACCGCTCTCCGCGCCCTTCGTCTAGGCTGAAAGTCATCGGTCGATGCATGCGTTGCCCGATTGGAAGCGGGCGTTTATCAGCCGTTGCACTGGGTGACTTATAAGAGTAATACACTCGGGGACGCACACTACCCTTGCTGGGGATGGGTCTCTGTGAGGGAATAACAATGAATTACGAGACCACGATCAGGGCTGAAGCGGCAGACGGTGTTGCCACCGACTTTACCGGCGCGCACACGCTGGCGCCTCCGGCTATCCCGCGCTGGCTGATCATCGGCGGACTGTTCCTGTTCGGCCTGCTGCTCGCGATCGCGGCCTATTTCGCGCTGACCGGCGGTGAGCCGACGGCCGCGGGTGATGATCGCTCGCAGGCGCCGACCGTGACGGTGGTGACGCCGGGCCAGACCATGATCGCAGGCGAGATCGAGGCGCCCGGCACGCTCGCGGCGCGCCGGCCGATGCCGGTGGGCGTGGCGGGTGAAGGCGGTCAGGTGCTGCGCGTCACTGTGGATGCCGGTGACTGGGTGCAGGCCGGGCAGGTTCTGGCGGTGATCGATCGCAGCGTG is a genomic window containing:
- the sciP gene encoding CtrA inhibitor SciP, producing the protein MIENQDIRPAQVIGPLGEPLTLADLPSPETRRWVVRRKAEVVAAVNGGLLTLDEALARYGLTLEEFASWQRAVDRSGMHGLRVTKIQHYRDLYERQLKY